Below is a window of Magnetospirillum sp. WYHS-4 DNA.
CAGGTTAGTGGAGCTATGGGCAGGGTGCAAGGAAAGGCCTTGCCGTTGGTCTTGGGCGGGGCCCTCGTAGCAGGCCAAGGCGAAGTGAAGGACGATTCCGGCGTCCCCGGGGCTTTGGGCCTAGGGGACGCCGGTATGTTGAACGGCCTTAGGCGCCGCCGCCGAACGTGGTCAGTTCGGAGACGCCGACGGTGCCGCCGACGTTCGACGCGACCAGCAGGACGCCGGAGGCCGCAGTGCCGTCGGTGTCCAGGTTGGCCATGATCATGTCGCCGACCCGCAGCATGTCGGCGGCGTTGTTGAAGTAGCCCGCGCCCTCCGCGGCGGCCGCGGTATCGGTGGAGGCATAGTGCCAGAGCGTGAAGCCGTTGGCATAGGCCAGCACGCTGAGGTTCTTGGACTCGTAAGACATGGTTCTCTCCTTGAATGGAAGGGGAGCCCCGGAGGGCGGGATGTCATCCCTCCCCCCGGAGCCGTCCGCCTTAGGACTCGAGGCAACGCATGGAAGCGACGCCGGTGGGGTCGATCAGGCAGCAGCCCATGCTCATCATGTTGTTGATGAAATAGGCCGCCCGGTCGCCGTGCCAGGTGGTGTCGGTCTTGACATCCTTGCCGATGGCATGGCCCACCGCCGTCTTGTGGTACCAGTAGCAGTGGCGCACGCTGCCGGCCTTGGTCAGGCCGGAATGCGGCATCCACAGGGCGCCCAGCCAGCGCTTGGCCTGGGTGCCCTTCCAGGGCAGGTCGCCGTCGCCTACGTAGTCGGCGTTGGCGAACTCCTCGATGCCCAGCAGGTCGCTCCACTGCTTCCAGCCGACGATGGCGAAACGTTCGCCGTCGTCGGGCACGTCGGCACCGCCCAGCATCTCGAAGGCGGTCAGCACCTTGGCCTTGGTCAGCCCGTCGGTGTCGGCGCCGGCGTAGTTGGTGGAGGTGTCGAGCTGGGCGATGATCAACTCGTCGGTCTTGCGGCCGAGGGCATAGGCCCCCGCCTTGGCGACCACCGAGCGTTCCGGCATGTTGGTCTTGATCTCGTCGAGCGAGTCGACCCAGTCTCCGGCGTAGTAGTCGTAGAGCTGGCATTCCAC
It encodes the following:
- a CDS encoding phage capsid protein → MSTTIANAFTKQFEGEVHSAYQAMGSKLRNTVRVKNSVIGATTVFQKVGKGTASTKARHGKVPVMNVDHDTVECQLYDYYAGDWVDSLDEIKTNMPERSVVAKAGAYALGRKTDELIIAQLDTSTNYAGADTDGLTKAKVLTAFEMLGGADVPDDGERFAIVGWKQWSDLLGIEEFANADYVGDGDLPWKGTQAKRWLGALWMPHSGLTKAGSVRHCYWYHKTAVGHAIGKDVKTDTTWHGDRAAYFINNMMSMGCCLIDPTGVASMRCLES